A region from the Streptomyces lydicus genome encodes:
- a CDS encoding enoyl-CoA hydratase/isomerase family protein: MTEDFKALRVISEGPVLRVQLDSPETGNAVCGTLLDELLTVLHALEDAPEIRVLVLSGRGADFCLGGDRREFAELLAADAGGAGLRAVAGKARRVCDALSKVQAVTIARLHGGVIGAGLALALFCDLRAGADNCRFRMPELALGMPPAWGGALPRLLHETGAARIRELILTGDSFDAAKAAELSVLHKVVAEDELDEVIQQWTKPMVRRSPVALRTAKVMLNAYSGVHRLADATLFDAELLTSVLASAEAGRGR, translated from the coding sequence GTGACGGAAGATTTCAAGGCACTCCGGGTCATATCGGAGGGGCCGGTCCTGAGGGTCCAGTTGGACAGCCCGGAAACGGGCAACGCCGTCTGCGGAACGCTCCTCGATGAACTCCTCACCGTATTGCACGCCTTGGAGGACGCCCCCGAAATCCGCGTGCTGGTTCTCTCCGGCCGGGGCGCCGACTTCTGTCTGGGCGGCGACCGCCGTGAGTTCGCCGAACTCCTCGCCGCCGACGCCGGGGGAGCGGGGCTGCGGGCGGTGGCGGGCAAGGCGCGCCGGGTCTGCGACGCGCTGTCCAAGGTCCAGGCGGTCACCATCGCCAGGCTGCACGGCGGGGTGATCGGAGCGGGGCTGGCGCTGGCGCTCTTCTGCGACCTGCGGGCCGGAGCGGACAACTGCCGATTCCGGATGCCGGAGCTGGCGCTCGGCATGCCGCCCGCATGGGGCGGTGCGCTGCCGCGGCTGCTGCACGAGACGGGCGCCGCTCGGATTCGCGAACTGATCCTTACCGGCGACAGCTTCGACGCGGCGAAGGCGGCCGAGCTGTCCGTCCTGCACAAGGTCGTCGCGGAGGACGAGCTGGACGAGGTCATCCAGCAGTGGACCAAGCCGATGGTCCGCAGGTCACCCGTGGCGCTCCGCACGGCCAAGGTCATGCTGAACGCGTACTCCGGTGTCCACCGGCTCGCGGATGCCACCCTGTTCGATGCGGAACTGCTGACCTCGGTCCTCGCGTCCGCCGAGGCGGGCCGAGGGCGCTGA
- a CDS encoding gamma carbonic anhydrase family protein produces MAGRALISPVGGKEPKVDQEAFTAPTSVVLGEVSMAAGASVWYHAVLRADCGPIVLGAGSNIQDNCTVHVDPGFPVTVGARVSVGHNAVLHGCTVEDDVLIGMGATVLNGAHIGAGSLVAAQALVPQGMRVPPGSLVAGVPAKVKRELTDEEREGIKLNAAMYLELAARHREDVTSAEE; encoded by the coding sequence ATGGCGGGACGGGCATTGATTTCACCGGTGGGCGGCAAGGAGCCGAAGGTCGATCAGGAGGCTTTCACCGCCCCGACGTCCGTCGTGCTCGGCGAGGTCAGCATGGCGGCGGGCGCCAGCGTCTGGTACCACGCGGTGCTGCGGGCCGACTGCGGTCCGATCGTGCTCGGCGCCGGCAGCAATATCCAGGACAACTGCACGGTGCACGTGGACCCCGGATTCCCGGTGACCGTCGGCGCGCGGGTCTCGGTCGGGCACAACGCGGTCCTGCACGGCTGCACGGTCGAGGACGACGTGCTGATCGGCATGGGTGCCACGGTCCTCAACGGCGCGCACATCGGCGCCGGCTCACTGGTCGCCGCACAGGCGCTGGTCCCCCAGGGCATGCGGGTGCCGCCCGGCTCCCTGGTCGCCGGGGTGCCGGCGAAGGTCAAGCGGGAGCTGACCGACGAGGAGCGCGAGGGCATCAAACTCAACGCCGCGATGTACCTGGAGCTGGCGGCGCGGCACCGGGAGGACGTCACCTCCGCCGAGGAGTGA